A single Triticum dicoccoides isolate Atlit2015 ecotype Zavitan chromosome 2A, WEW_v2.0, whole genome shotgun sequence DNA region contains:
- the LOC119357414 gene encoding uncharacterized protein LOC119357414 gives MGAAKVVMCLHLNYSDTRFTCDPIVDGNIEESPKETNNGCLEDEKKHIDLDGLDYDANCDIGHQTDNLEGGEANFEARLRVVEERTRLVPKLYSKMQAIERMLGYNHGLSLDYDMDMRSGNPSLQDQLSLIPSIAHKLDNVMAQLTGKRGPMVSEVFPRNLHGTKKLRMQCKEEMSNIVSPLKKKADPHASTAVGMAKTRVNQMASNTGKPNTLQCTDGRKAHGTSIEEVKSVDLFSPETSPKIAKMSSPTPLEKVENIANLKLSSPTFLEGVKSIEMFSSETPLKDKVKSSEENEVSSPTLVDKIKSRTHRKRSKVCSSPYLSAKSRAKFVPDNIHIDDITRGLDLSDLEVAAIKFVQKQLVLDAERVVVCIGQIELICSKMASLIRPVNENGVKK, from the exons ATGGGTGCTGCAAAG GTGGTCATGTGTTTGCATCTCAACTATTCTGATACACGTTTCACTTGCGACCCAATTGTTGATGGTAATATTGAGGAATCACCCAAAGAAACAAATAATGGTTGCCTTGAGGATGAAAAGAAGCATATAGACTTGGATGGGTTAGATTACGACGCTAATTGTGATATAGGGCATCAAACA GACAACCTTGAAGGTGGAGAAGCAAACTTTGAAGCTAGGCTGAGAGTGGTAGAGGAGCGAACTAGATTGGTACCCAAATTGTATTCCAAAATGCAG GCCATTGAAAGGATGCTTGGTTACAATCATGGCTTATCACTTGATTATGATATGGATATGAGGAGCGGGAATCCTTCTCTACAAGACCAGTTGAGCTTGATACCTAGTATCGCACACAAACTAGAT AATGTGATGGCACAACTCACTGGAAAAAGAGGACCAATGGTTAGTGAGGTGTTCCCGCGCAATTTACATGGAACTAAAAAGTTGAGAATGCAGTGCAAAGAAGAAATGAGTAACATTGTATCTCCTTTGAAGAAGAAAGCTGACCCGCACGCTTCAACTGCAGTTGGCATGGCAAAAACGAGGGTGAATCAAATGGCAAGCAATACTGGTAAACCAAACACGTTACAATGCACTGATGGAAGGAAAGCACATGGCACATCTATTGAGGAGGTTAAAAGTGTTGATTTGTTTTCACCTGAAACATCTCCAAAAATTGCTAAAATGTCCAGCCCAACACCTCTTGAGAAGGTAGAAAATATTGCCAACCTTAAATTGTCCAGCCCAACATTTCTTGAAGGGGTTAAAAGTATTGAAATGTTCTCAAGTGAAACACCTCTCAAAGACAAGGTTAAAAGTAGTGAAGAGAATGAAGTTTCCAGTCCAACACTTGTTGATAAGATTAAAAGTAGGACACATAGGAAACGCAGCAAAGTATGTTCATCGCCATATCTTAGTGCGAAAAGCAGGGCAAAATTTGTTCCCGACAACATCCACATAG ATGATATCACAAGAGGCCTTGATTTAAGTGACTTGGAAGTTGCCGCCATCAAGTTTGTACAAAAACAGCTTGTGCTAGATGCTGAAAGGGTCGTTGTTTGTATTGGACAAATTGAGCTAATCTGCTCCAAAATGGCATCTCTCATTAGGCCTGTCAATGAGAATGGAGTGAAAAA ATAA
- the LOC119357415 gene encoding putative ubiquitin-like-specific protease 1B: MAYTWSIHSKAKKRANELCRSLIRHDMVPMPMNIDEDHWWLVVINLAKQECQILDSYDRTLEYYIEVTRPFRNGVHSILQSFSPSMQSRWSNLDVLSWRIVVVKEIPRQYDICSCGIFTIKFMKYWNGSELTSYFSQEHMETFRKKMPSEILLSSSNKISLVGKEVRDMLDV, translated from the exons ATGGCTTACACATGGTCAATTCATTCGAAAGCAAAAAAAAGAGCCAATGAGCTTTGCCGCTCATTgattcgacatgatatg GTCCCTATGCCCATGAATATTGATGAGGATCACTGGTGGCTGGTTGTGATCAATCTAGCTAAACAAGAATGCCAAATTCTTGATTCATATGATAGGACATTGGAATACTATATTGAAGTGACGAGACCATTT CGTAATGGTGTTCACTCAATACTGCAGTCATTTTCACCTTCGATGCAATCAAGGTGGAGTAACCTTGATGTCCTGTCTTGGCGTATTGTTGTCGTAAAGGAAATTCCGCGGCAGTATGACAT ATGCTCTTGTGGAATTTTCACTATAAAGTTTATGAAATACTGGAATGGGTCTGAGCTTACATCTTACTTCAGCCAGGAGCATATGGAAACATTCAGGAAGAAGATGCCAAGTGAAATACTGCTTTCGTCCTCAAATAAGATTAGTCTTGTTGGAAAAGAAGTTCGTGACATGCTTGATGTTTAG